The Wolbachia endosymbiont of Ctenocephalides felis wCfeT genome includes a region encoding these proteins:
- the rplJ gene encoding 50S ribosomal protein L10 encodes MKRESKNEFVENITNVFVDNDFLILVNFKSINANDSLTLRNSLKSVAGGVLVVKNTLARLALERTGRFSYLSDKFSGPVAVIYSSGIVEAAKLIVDFANANKEKMSVICAAHSDKLLTVEDVKTLAKLPSLDELRIKIMRLISYSIPARLAMSINAPSMRLMRALDYYGSKK; translated from the coding sequence GTGAAGCGTGAAAGTAAGAATGAATTTGTAGAAAATATAACAAACGTGTTTGTAGATAATGATTTTCTAATATTGGTAAATTTTAAGTCTATAAATGCTAATGATTCATTAACTTTGAGAAATAGCTTGAAGTCTGTAGCAGGTGGAGTGTTGGTAGTTAAAAATACTTTGGCTCGTTTAGCCTTAGAAAGGACGGGTAGATTTTCATACTTATCAGATAAATTTTCTGGTCCTGTTGCGGTTATATACTCCAGCGGTATTGTGGAAGCTGCAAAATTAATAGTTGATTTTGCTAATGCTAATAAAGAGAAAATGTCTGTAATTTGCGCAGCTCATTCAGATAAATTACTTACAGTGGAAGATGTGAAAACACTAGCTAAGTTGCCTTCTCTGGATGAGTTGCGTATTAAAATTATGCGTTTGATATCTTACAGTATTCCTGCTCGCTTGGCGATGTCCATTAATGCGCCTTCTATGAGGTTAATGAGAGCATTGGATTATTATGGTTCTAAAAAGTAA
- the rplA gene encoding 50S ribosomal protein L1 yields MHTYEVKRCLEEIIKSATAKFDESIDVAINLGVDSRKSEEQVRGIVVLPKGIGKDIKITVFAQDKDLSEAEKAGADIVGGEDLIEEIKKGRKLDVDWCITTPDFMAKITPIAKILGSKGLMPNPKFGTVTRNVVEAIKTIKSGQIKFRTDKNGIIHGKLGSMKSSISDLLENLKAFLKAIKDNKPASVKGVYFKSIFLNSTMGKSYKVSKVEDIV; encoded by the coding sequence ATGCATACATATGAAGTTAAGCGGTGCTTAGAAGAGATTATTAAGTCTGCAACAGCAAAATTTGATGAATCAATTGATGTTGCAATTAATTTGGGAGTAGATTCGCGTAAATCTGAGGAGCAAGTGCGTGGCATAGTGGTGCTGCCTAAAGGTATTGGAAAGGATATTAAGATTACGGTTTTTGCTCAAGATAAGGATCTGTCTGAAGCTGAAAAAGCTGGTGCTGATATCGTTGGAGGGGAGGATTTGATTGAAGAGATAAAAAAGGGTAGAAAATTAGATGTTGATTGGTGTATCACCACTCCTGATTTTATGGCAAAAATTACTCCTATTGCAAAGATATTAGGTTCTAAAGGACTTATGCCTAATCCTAAGTTTGGCACTGTGACTCGGAATGTTGTAGAAGCTATCAAGACTATTAAATCTGGTCAGATAAAATTTAGGACGGATAAAAATGGCATCATTCATGGTAAATTGGGAAGTATGAAATCTAGTATCTCTGATTTATTAGAGAATTTAAAAGCTTTTCTTAAAGCAATTAAAGATAATAAGCCTGCTTCTGTAAAAGGAGTTTATTTTAAGAGTATTTTTCTTAATTCAACTATGGGCAAGTCTTATAAAGTAAGCAAAGTGGAAGATATAGTTTAA
- a CDS encoding 50S ribosomal protein L11 → MSSNIVAKINLLMEAGKAVPGPKIASVLGPRGIAVPKFCEAFNKATTNAANANYKVGDLVTVRITIKDDRSHDFTVSGPPVAYLLKQDAKLSKSSSNPGKELVAKLPMSAIIKIARYKMIDMKVDNEDAAVKMVIGTAKSMGIEVKEG, encoded by the coding sequence ATGAGTAGTAATATAGTTGCTAAAATTAACTTACTTATGGAAGCTGGGAAAGCAGTTCCTGGGCCAAAAATTGCTTCAGTGCTTGGTCCACGTGGGATAGCTGTTCCTAAATTTTGCGAAGCTTTCAATAAAGCTACTACAAACGCTGCTAATGCTAATTATAAAGTAGGTGATTTAGTAACAGTAAGGATTACTATAAAGGATGATCGTTCTCATGATTTTACTGTTAGCGGTCCTCCGGTGGCTTATTTATTGAAGCAAGACGCTAAATTAAGTAAAAGTTCTAGCAATCCGGGCAAAGAATTGGTGGCAAAGCTTCCTATGTCTGCTATAATTAAGATTGCAAGATACAAAATGATTGATATGAAAGTAGATAATGAGGATGCAGCAGTGAAAATGGTGATAGGTACTGCTAAGTCAATGGGTATAGAAGTTAAAGAAGGTTAG
- the nusG gene encoding transcription termination/antitermination protein NusG has translation MTSEYKWYIIKIDQGHEQYIRELVNNAVYFKEVFIPYQTVYSSKSDVKELCEVYVCMHLCDESKDILSQTPGFCDGDFEVVPDDEVKLKCKEFGKYKWYILRVASNYEEKVRQHILESSMRLGVNDYFKEVFIPYEESNEVTKKVATRKRCFPGYIFLYVHLCDEVLNFINSIPKSLKVYGFLKDSNVPKVISDDEVRSMCNALCNAQETKKLSCGYEKGEKVRINDGLFQSFTGKVDMINDEKKIISVEVSILGKPTIIELDLAHVEKIKE, from the coding sequence ATGACATCTGAGTATAAATGGTATATAATTAAAATTGATCAAGGGCATGAGCAGTATATACGTGAATTGGTGAATAATGCTGTTTATTTTAAAGAAGTCTTTATTCCTTATCAAACGGTGTATAGTTCAAAGTCTGATGTAAAAGAATTATGTGAAGTGTATGTATGTATGCATTTGTGTGATGAAAGTAAAGATATTTTGAGTCAAACACCTGGTTTTTGTGATGGTGATTTTGAAGTGGTGCCCGATGATGAAGTAAAATTAAAATGTAAAGAATTTGGTAAGTATAAATGGTATATTTTAAGAGTTGCTTCTAACTATGAGGAGAAGGTGCGTCAGCATATACTGGAAAGTTCTATGAGACTGGGTGTAAATGACTACTTTAAAGAAGTTTTTATTCCATATGAAGAATCAAATGAAGTAACTAAGAAAGTTGCTACGCGCAAGAGGTGTTTTCCTGGTTATATATTTTTGTATGTACATTTATGTGATGAAGTGTTAAACTTTATTAATAGTATACCGAAATCTCTTAAAGTTTATGGGTTTTTAAAGGATAGTAATGTTCCAAAAGTAATTTCAGATGATGAAGTTCGCTCTATGTGCAATGCGCTTTGTAATGCTCAAGAGACAAAAAAGTTGAGTTGTGGTTATGAAAAAGGTGAAAAGGTGAGAATTAATGATGGCCTTTTCCAAAGTTTTACTGGTAAAGTTGATATGATAAATGATGAGAAAAAAATTATTAGCGTGGAAGTATCAATTTTAGGTAAGCCAACAATTATAGAGCTTGATTTAGCTCATGTAGAAAAAATAAAGGAGTAA
- the secE gene encoding preprotein translocase subunit SecE, whose protein sequence is MLKSLSGFFCDIKQEVRRITWAKKQEVLSSLFVVMIVILCFSIFFCFVDFMSLYVIKALFGIIYDI, encoded by the coding sequence ATGTTGAAAAGTTTGAGTGGTTTTTTTTGTGATATAAAGCAAGAAGTACGAAGGATTACATGGGCAAAAAAACAGGAAGTGTTATCGTCTTTGTTTGTTGTTATGATTGTAATATTATGCTTTTCAATCTTCTTTTGTTTTGTGGATTTCATGTCTCTTTACGTGATTAAGGCTTTATTTGGAATTATTTATGACATCTGA
- the tuf gene encoding elongation factor Tu: MTTATAVVVVEAFGKPHLNVGTIGHVDHGKTTLTAAITKHYGNFVAYDQIDKAPEERKRGITIATAHVEYQTESRHYAHVDCPGHADYVKNMIVGAAQMDAAILVVSGVDGPMPQTREHILLAKQVGVGYIVVYINKADVADPDMLDLVEMEVRELLSKYGFPGDDVPVVVGSALKALEDEDSEHGKKSIDKLMEKLDEYVQVPPRPIDLPFLMPIEDVFSISGRGTVVTGRIERGEVKTGDEIEIIGLKATQKTTCTGVEMFKKLLDKGSAGLNVGILLRGTKREEVERGQVLGKPGSITPHKKFKAEVYILKKEEGGRHTPFFANYQPQFYLRTTDVTGSIKLLDGKEMVMPGDNVSIEVELQVPIAMDKGLRFAIREGGRTVGSGVVSEILG; encoded by the coding sequence ATGACAACAGCGACAGCAGTAGTAGTAGTAGAAGCATTTGGGAAGCCGCATTTAAATGTGGGTACGATAGGGCATGTGGATCATGGGAAGACGACGTTGACGGCGGCGATAACGAAGCATTATGGAAATTTTGTAGCATATGATCAGATAGATAAAGCGCCAGAAGAAAGAAAGAGGGGGATAACGATAGCAACTGCACATGTTGAGTATCAAACAGAGAGCAGGCATTATGCGCATGTTGACTGTCCAGGTCATGCTGATTATGTAAAAAATATGATTGTGGGTGCGGCGCAGATGGATGCTGCAATATTGGTAGTATCTGGGGTTGATGGACCGATGCCGCAAACGAGAGAGCATATACTGCTAGCAAAGCAAGTTGGGGTTGGATATATCGTAGTATATATAAATAAAGCTGATGTTGCTGATCCTGATATGCTAGATCTAGTGGAGATGGAAGTGAGAGAATTGCTGAGTAAGTATGGATTTCCAGGCGATGATGTACCGGTGGTGGTTGGATCTGCATTAAAAGCGCTGGAAGATGAAGATAGTGAGCATGGTAAAAAATCTATAGATAAATTGATGGAGAAATTGGATGAATATGTACAAGTTCCACCAAGACCTATTGATTTACCGTTTTTAATGCCAATTGAGGATGTATTTTCGATATCTGGTCGTGGTACGGTAGTGACTGGAAGGATTGAGAGGGGAGAAGTAAAGACTGGTGATGAGATAGAGATAATAGGGTTAAAGGCGACGCAGAAGACGACATGTACTGGTGTTGAGATGTTTAAGAAGTTGCTTGATAAAGGAAGTGCTGGGCTCAATGTGGGGATATTGCTGAGAGGTACAAAAAGAGAGGAAGTGGAGCGAGGTCAGGTATTAGGGAAGCCAGGAAGTATTACGCCGCATAAGAAGTTCAAGGCGGAGGTATATATATTAAAGAAAGAAGAGGGAGGCAGACATACGCCATTTTTTGCGAATTATCAGCCGCAATTTTACTTAAGGACGACGGATGTAACAGGAAGTATAAAGTTATTGGATGGAAAAGAGATGGTAATGCCTGGTGATAATGTTAGTATAGAAGTGGAGTTGCAAGTTCCAATTGCAATGGATAAGGGATTACGTTTTGCGATCAGAGAGGGTGGTAGGACTGTTGGTTCTGGCGTGGTTTCAGAGATTTTGGGGTAG